Proteins encoded in a region of the Solanum dulcamara chromosome 9, daSolDulc1.2, whole genome shotgun sequence genome:
- the LOC129904351 gene encoding probable isoaspartyl peptidase/L-asparaginase 2 yields MGGWAIAVHGGAGVDPNLPSERQEEAKQLLTRCLNIGISALRSSLPAIDVVERVVRELESDPLFNSGRGSALTANGKVEMEASIMDGDGRRCGAVSGISTVKNPISLARLVMDKSPHSYLAFSGAEEFAKQQGVEMVDNEYFITEDNVGMLKLAKEANTILFDYRIPITGLESCAASVESPIYMNGLPISVYAPETVGCVVVDGQGRCAAATSTGGLMNKMTGRIGDSPLIGAGTYAGELCGVSCTGEGEAIIRGTLARDVAAVMEYKELGLQEAVDFVIKKRLDKGFAGLIAVSNKGEVAYGFNCNGMFRGCATEDGFMEVGIWE; encoded by the exons ATGGGTGGTTGGGCTATAGCGGTGCACGGTGGCGCTGGTGTGGACCCAAATCTCCCATCTGAACGTCAGGAAGAAGCTAAACAACTCCTTACTCGTTGCCTTAACATTGGAATCTCTGCTCTTCGCTCTTCTCTACCTGCCATTGATGTCGTTGAACGAGTT GTGAGGGAACTGGAAAGTGATCCTCTATTCAATTCGGGTCGTGGATCTGCATTAACTGCAAATGGAAAAGTGGAAATGGAGGCAAGCATTATGGACGGCGACGGTAGACGATGCGGCGCCGTTTCTGGTATCTCCACCGTGAAAAACCCAATCTCTCTCGCTCGTCTTGTCATGGATAAATCCCCTCATTCCTACCTCGCTTTCTCCGGCGCCGAAGAATTCGCCAAACAACAG gGTGTGGAGATGGTGGACAATGAATATTTCATCACCGAGGACAATGTTGGAATGTTGAAATTAGCCAAAGAGGCTAACACCATTTTG TTCGATTACAGAATTCCAATAACTGGATTGGAATCCTGTGCGGCATCGGTTGAAAGCCCAATTTACATGAACGGGTTACCGATAAGCGTTTACGCGCCGGAGACAGTCGGATGTGTTGTGGTAGACGGGCAAGGTAGGTGCGCCGCCGCCACATCGACGGGTggtttgatgaacaaaatgaccGGTCGTATCGGTGACTCACCGCTGATTGGTGCTGGGACCTACGCCGGTGAACTTTGTGGGGTCTCATGTACAGGTGAAGGAGAAGCCATCATACGTGGAACCCTAGCACGTGACGTGGCAGCTGTTATGGAGTATAAGGAATTGGGCCTCCAAGAAGCAGTGGACTTTGTGATTAAGAAAAGATTGGATAAAGGGTTTGCTGGGCTTATTGCCGTGTCTAATAAAGGGGAAGTGGCTTATGGGTTTAATTGTAATGGAATGTTTAGAGGATGTGCTACTGAAGATGGATTTATGGAAGTTGGTATTTGGGAATAG
- the LOC129902561 gene encoding probable carbohydrate esterase At4g34215: protein MLKHKNDEIILILTFLLLVSNLFWLMSQKKVKECKTTSSGKKNVQIFLLAGQSNMAGRGGVIRKIVGGNVTKVWNGFVPKECKPNRKIIRFNVAQIWEEAHEPLNYGIDCLASCGLGPGMAFANEILKKDTNFGVIGLVPCARGGTSLYKWIRGSYAYDELVKRAKFSEKDGGIIRGLLWYHGESDVKGGNGFKDYKINLEKFIHDLRSDLNSPNLPILQVVLPYPKKPFKGPYIEEVRAAQLAINISNVIKIDAKGLEIGPDGIHLTTTAQVQLGHMFADAFFSLNNFTSSNTYKFL, encoded by the exons ATGTTGAAGcacaaaaatgatgaaattattttgATCTTAACATTTCTTTTACTTGTCTCAAACTTATTTTGGTTGATGagtcaaaagaaagtgaaggaATGTAAGACTACTAGTAGTGGCAAGAAAAATGTACAAATATTCCTATTAGCAGGGCAAAGCAACATGGCAGGACGCGGTGGAGTGATAAGAAAAATTGTTGGAGGAAATGTTACCAAAGTTTGGAATGGCTTCGTGCCTAAAGAATGTAAACCAAATCGTAAAATTATACGATTTAACGTAGCTCAAATATGGGAAGAGGCACACGAGCCTCTAAATTATGGGATCGATTGTTTAGCGAGTTGTGGACTTGGCCCTGGAATGGCATTTGCTAATGAAATACTTAAAAAAGACACAAATTTTGGTGTAATTGGTTTAGTACCTTGTGCTAGAGGAGGAACTAGTTTGTATAAATGGATTCGTGGGTCGTATGCTTATGATGAATTGGTTAAAAGAGCAAAATTTTCTGAAAAAGATGGAGGAATTATTAGGGGGTTATTGTGGTATCATGGTGAAAGTGATGTAAAAGGAGGAAATGGATTCAAAGATTATAAGATCAATTTGGAGAAATTCATTCATGATTTGCGTAGTGATTTGAATTCTCCTAATCTCCCCATTTTAcag GTTGTCCTACCATATCCTAAAAAGCCATTTAAAGGGCCATATATAGAAGAAGTGAGAGCAGCCCAATTGGCAATCAACATCTCAAATGTAATAAAGATTGATGCTAAGGGACTTGAAATAGGTCCAGATGGCATTCATCTCACTACTACAGCACAAGTTCAACTTGGTCATATGTTTGCTGATGCTTTTTTTAGCCTGAATAATTTTACATCGTCGAATACCTATAAGTTTCTTTAA
- the LOC129902560 gene encoding probable carbohydrate esterase At4g34215, translated as MSRNKSDEIVLILTFLLLVSNLFWLMSPKRVTKCNTTSRDKKNVQIFLLAGQSNMSGRGGISRKVVGGNVTEVWDGFVPQECKPNRKIIRFNVAQKWEEAHEPLNYGIDCLASCGLGPGMAFANEILKKDTNFGVIGLVPCARGGTGLYRWIRGSYAYDDLIKRAKFALKDGGKIRGLLWYHGEGDIRTNIGSSSYKTKFERFVRDLRSDLNAPNLPILLAVLPYPKKPFEGPYIEVVRAAQLGINISNVIKFDAEGLEIGSDGIHLTTPAQIKLGHMFAHAFFSLSNFTSFSFYKFFPSNIFS; from the exons atgtCTAGGAACAAAAGTGATGAAATAGTTTTGATCTTAACATTTCTTTTACTTGTCTCAAACTTATTTTGGTTAATGAGTCCAAAAAGAGTAACGAAATGTAACACTACTAGTAGAGACAAGAAAAATGTACAAATTTTCTTATTAGCAGGGCAGAGCAACATGTCAGGACGCGGTGGAATTAGTAGAAAGGTTGTTGGAGGAAATGTAACCGAAGTGTGGGATGGTTTCGTGCCTCAAGAATGTAAACCAAATCGTAAAATTATACGATTTAACGTAGCTCAAAAATGGGAAGAAGCACACGAGCCTCTAAATTATGGGATCGATTGTTTAGCGAGTTGTGGACTTGGCCCTGGAATGGCATTTGCTAATGAAATACTTAAAAAAGACACAAATTTTGGGGTGATTGGTTTAGTACCTTGTGCTAGAGGAGGAACTGGTTTGTATAGATGGATTCGTGGGTCTTATGCTTATGATGATTTAATTAAAAGAGCAAAATTTGCTTTAAAAGATGGAGGAAAAATTAGGGGGTTATTATGGTATCATGGTGAGGGTGATATAAGAACAAATATTGGATCAAGTTCGTACAAGACCAAATTTGAGAGATTTGTTCGTGATTTGCGTAGTGATTTGAATGCTCCTAACCTTCCAATTTTATTG GCCGTTCTACCATACCCGAAAAAACCATTTGAAGGGCCATATATAGAAGTGGTGAGAGCAGCTCAATTGGGAATTAACATCTCAAATGTGATAAAGTTTGATGCTGAGGGACTTGAAATTGGTTCAGATGGCATTCATCTAACTACCCCAGCACAAATTAAACTAGGCCATATGTTTGCTCATGCTTTTTTTAGCCTAAGCAATTTCACATCTTTTAGTTTCTACAAGTTTTTTCCTTCTAATATATTCTCTTAG